The following nucleotide sequence is from Brachyspira suanatina.
CTACTATAACGCAAGAATGTTTAGATGCCACTTCTTTTATAACATTGCTTTGCGCAAAAAACATAGTATCTTGTAAAGATTCTCCATTACCAAATACCATATTTCCGGCATAAGAACCTGTTATAGCAAAATTAAAAAGAGAAGCTCCTGTTAATTTTTGTTCATTTTCTTTAATATATTCCGGAGAAAATCCTGTTTTATCTGATGCCATTTCTATTATAGCTTTATCATAAAAAGGTATATTTAAATCCTTAGCAACCATTTCTCCAATATATCTTCCGCCGCTGCCGAATTCTCTGCTGATAGTTATAACAATATTTTTACTCATAAGCATATACCTCATATTTTTTATATTAATAGTTTACCAATATTATCTGTATTTGTCAAATTTAAACAACTTCTTTTCTTATATTATATGCAAATATTTTATATTATTGCTATTAAATTAAAAAATAAAAGACTATATTACTACATTTTATATGATACAATTTTAATAAAAATCAGAAATTAGTTATGCTGAAAAGAAAGCACAATAGATAATAAATATATAAAAATCAGAAGAAATCAGAGAAAGTTTTTTCTCTTGCATTTTCATCTTTCATTACGCCTATATCATATAAATACCTAGTAACGGCTAATGAAAAACCGCCTTTGATTGGTGTTTTAGGATATAATATTATTATAGGTGTTCTCTTTTGAACGGATATCATAACCTTTTCTTCGTCAAACAAAACAGGCCCTAAAAGAACCAAATTAATATCAAGAGAAAATTTTGATGTTACTTTTTTTACTTCTCTGTATAAATTGATAGCCCAATCTATATTTTTTACTTTGTTTACTATCAAATACATCTTATCTGTCATGTTATTGACATATATCATCTTCATAAGTCTGTAAAGATCTGTAAGAGCTGTAATTTCAGGATTGGCAACAAGTATTATATCATCAGACATTTCATAGAAACGCATCATAGGCTGAGTAATTCCAGCAGCATAATCTATAATAACATAATCATATTCCTGTGATAATACTTTCAAATCTTTAGCTAAATTTGATAAATTGAAGTCATTTTCAAACTGAACAAATCTCTGTATATTAACTCCGGCACTGATAACATCTATACCATATTCACTTTTTATAACACAATCTTTTAATGTCAAAGTACCTTCAAAATATTCCTGAAGTTTAGATTGAGGTTTTACATGAAGTAAAATAAATACATTTGAACAGTTAATATCTATATCGAAAACCAAAACTTTATATCCTCTAGAAGCTAATTCTGCAGAGAAATTAACTGAGCATAAAGTTTTGCCTGCACCACCCTTTCCACTAGAAAAAGATATTATTCTTCCCATAATTATTGTCCTGTATACAATTTTAATACTTGAGCCACTTTAAGACGAACATTTTCATCCCAATCTAATATATGCGGCTTTAAAGCTTTAATTACAGTAATTTTATCGGAATTTTCTACATTTTTTGCTAACTCTTCAAGAGCCTCAAGTCTTTTTTCAACCTCTTCGCTTTCTAAAAGTGCAAAAATTTCATTCATAGTTTCTTCCTTAAAATCTAATAAATAATACTATACTTAATATATATTATACATCATATGATATTTTTGTCAAAAATAAAACTTATTTAATTAAATTTAAAATATAATTGTATCAATATGTAAATTACTGCATTTCAAAAGGCTTTTCTTTAGTAAAATCAGGATTATAATTGTCAGAGCTTTCCATTTCCTGAACAAGTAAATTTTCAAATCCCAAATCCAAAGCATAATCAACTAAATCATCATACTCTTTTTTGTATAATTTTCTGTTTATACTTTCAAAATTGCAGGCTTTAAATTTAGGATTATACTGCGACATCAAAGATATTGTAGTATTTAAAAAACCTCTCTCCTTAAGTTCTATCAATACATCATAAGAATCTGATTCATTATTTGGAAGTATCAAATGCCTTATTATTATACCTTTTTCAGCAATGCCTTTTTCATTAACAATTAAATCGCCTACTTGTTCTTTCATTATCTCTATTGCATTTATTGCAGTATTAAAATAATTTTCAGCCCTAGAATATTTAAAAGCCTTGTCATCAAAAACATATTTTAAATCAGGCAAATATATATCAACAATACCGTATAGACAATCCAATAATTCTTTAGTATCATAACCATTAGTATTATAAACTATAGGAAGATTAAGCCCTTTTTCAAAAGCTATTTTTAAACCTTTTAATACAGGATAAATAACATGAGTTGCACTTACAAGATTAATATTTTCTGCACCTTGTTTTTCTAAATCCAAAAAATAATCTGCCAATGTTTCAATATCAATTATCTCACCTACTCCGTCAGAACTTATTTGATGATTCTGACAAAACACACAGCTTAAATTACAGCTTGAAAAAAATACCGTACCGCTTCCGCCTTCACCTACAAGCATAGGTTCTTCACCGAAATGCAAAGTATGAGATGCAGTTTTTATATGATTGGTATCTTCAAAAATTTTGCATCTTCCTATTTTGTTTTTATTGCGATTAACATTGCATATATGTCCGCAACAAATACACTTATCATAAAGAAGTTCTGCCTTTACTAAAGCTTCATCTATATTTTTTAAATGTTTTTCATTATAGTTCACAGTATATCCCGATATTTTTTAGTATATACTAAAAATTTTTAACTTTGTCAATTTTTTATTGTTCTTTTTCCCGCCGCACGCCTGCCGAAGGCACGCACAGCGAGGCGGACTTCATCAAAGAACCATACGAAGTACGCCTACGGCGAAAGTGCAAGTATAAAATTAGCACTAAATAATATTAATTTTGTCTTACATGTAAGATAAAATATTAAATTTAAGCTAAAATATAGCCTTTTTGCTTCTTTGTGGAACAAAAGAAGTGGGGGTGTGGGTGCTAGTCCCCACTAATAACAAAAATAAAAAAATAATTTTTGATAAAATATAGTTGTTTAGTATATACTAAAATAATATTTTTTAATTAATCAAATTTTATTATCATTTATTATTTTCTAAATATTTAATAGCCCATTCGCTCATCAAAACAGGAGGCTGATATAATTTTGATTCATCTATCTCAAATTTACTATTATGATGAGGTATATTCTTTTCTGTCATAGTAGAAAATAATATAAAAGCTCCGTCAATCTTCTCTAAATAATCAGCAAAATCTTCACCTGCCATTGATAAACTATAATGAGATGCTTTTTTAAATCCAAGTTCATTACAAACTTCATTTAACTGCTCATATATTTTTGCATTATTAACAACAGGTGCCCCTCTTCTTTTTATAACAACTTCAGCCTTAGCTCTGTTAGCTGCTGCAATAGATTCTGCTACCTCTTTTATTCTCTCTGTTATAAATGCTCTATTCTCTTCGCTGAAAGTTCTGAAAGTACCTTCGATATTTACTTCTGTAGGTATTACATTATACTGAGTTCCGCCATGCAGCATACATATAGATATTATAACCGGATCTGTTGCAAGTATCTCTCTGCTTTTTATATTATAAATACCCTGCACTATTTGGCTTGCTGTAAGCATAGGATCAATAGAAAGATGAGGATATGCTCCATGTGCACCTTTTCCTATAACTTTAATAAATACTCTGTCATTAGAAGCCATTAAAGGACCTTCCTTCAATATAAACTCTCCGCTTGGAGTATCAGCAGACAATGTACCTATATGAGTACCTACTATAGCTTTAACTCCTTCAAGAAGTCCGGAATTAAGCATATTATGTGCCCCTACAGCCAATTCTTCTGCAGCCTGAAATACTAATCTTACTTTTCCTTTCAATCTTGATTCATTTTCTTTCAAATAATGAGCTGCACCTAAAAGACATGCAGTATGTGCATCATGTCCGCATGCATGCATATTACCATTTTTAGAAGCGTATTCGCATCCAGTTTCTTCTTGTATAGGTAAAGCATCCATATCTGCTCTTATAGCCACCACATTATCACCGCTTCCTATATCACAAACTAATCCGCTGTCAAGCGAAGATTCTTTATAAGAAAGTCCTAATTCTTTTAATTTATTTATAACATAATTTTTTGTCTGAGGAAGTTCTGTACCAACTTCAGGAATTTGATGCAGATCTCTTCTCATAGAAACTATAATATCATTTAATTTTTTGTAATCCATTTTATCTACCTTAATAATTATTTTTTAATAGTATATAGATATTAATCATTAAGTCAATATTAAATAAATTATTTCAAATTATATATTTATAAAAAAATTAGTATTATTTAGTACTAAAATTTTAAACTATCTAATAAAAAAGCCCATCATAATAATATGACAGGCTATTTAAAAATTTCAAAATATTAATTTTTAATTTCTATAAGGAGAGATATCTCTTAATCTTTTAACAATCTTTTCTATAGCATCGGCAGTGTACATTATCTCTTCCATAGTGTTGTCCAATGATAAAGAAAATCTTGTAGAACTATGTGCATATTCAAAAGGCACACCCATAGCTTGAAGCACGGGGGAAGGTTCTAATGTACCAGATGAACAGGCACTTCCGCTTGAAGTACAAATTCCATATCCGTCTAATAAAAGAAGTATGGCTTCGCCTTCTATATTTTTGAAACTAATATTCGCTGTATTGCTTACTCTATTAGCTCCTTTACCATTTATTTTAACATCAGTTATTCTCTTTAAAACTTCAGCCTCTAAAGTATCTCTAAGTTTAGCAGTATGCTCCATAAATCTAGGAAGTTCAGCCTTAACCATAGAAGCAGCTTTACCCAAACCAATAATATAAGGCACATTCTCAGTACCTGCACGGCGTCCTCTCTCCTGATGCCCTCCAGTTTGAACAGTTCTTAATTTAGTACCGTTCTTGATATATAAAGCTCCAATTCCTTTAGGTGCATGTATTTTATGACCTGCTATTGTAAGCATATCAATATAAGGCTCATCTTTCATATTAAGAGGCAATTTACCGGCAGCCTGAACAGCATCAACATGGAATACTGCTCCTGCATTTTTTACTATCTGACCTATTTCTCTTATAGGATAAATAACACCTGTTTCATTATTAGCATACATTATAGATACTATAGCTGTATTTTCATTGATGGCATTTTTTAATTCGTCAATATTTATATTTCCGTCATTATCAACAGAAAGATAAGTAACTCTATAACCATGTCGCTCTAGAGATTTGCATGTTTCTATAACTGCAGGATGTTCAACCTTTGTAGTTATAATATGATTCTTAGTAGGATATGCTTCTATAGTTCCTCTAATAGCCATATTATCGCCTTCACTTCCGCATGAAACAAAACATACTTCTATAGGCTCGCATCCAAGAAAATCAGCAACCTGTTCTCTTGCTTTTTCCATCTCTTTATGAACAGCTCCTGCAGGAGTGTACATACTAGAAGGATTAAAGTATTGATCCTTAAAATAAGGAAGCATAGCCTCCAATACTTCAGGGTATACTCTAGTTGTGGCATTATTATCCATATATATTATTTTTTTCTCTTCCATAATATCAACTCCATATAATCAAACACCTACAACTTCTAAATCTTTAGAAACAAGTTCCTGTAATTTAGGTTCAACAAAACCTTTCAAAGTATTTTTTGAAGAAGCACAAGCTGAACAAGCTCCTTTAAACTCTATCATAACTTTATTACCATCAACATCTACAAGTCTGCAGCTTCCTCCGTCCATTTTAAGCATAGGATTGATAACTCTCTCCAAAGCTTCCTCAATCTTTTTGATCTTCTGAACAGTAGTCATAGGAGCATTTTTAGCTTCTCTCTCTATCTCTGCTAACTCTTCATTGAGTATATCTTCGATTTTAACTTTACAAGCTCCGCATCCGCCACCTGCTTTAGTGTAGAAAGTAACTTCATCTACAGTCTTTAAGTTATTCTCTCTGATTGCCCTTTTTATTTTTGTATCTGTTATACCAAAACATTTACAAATGATAGCTCCTTCATCATGCTCATCATCTTCAGTAGCAATTCCTCTGTAATTATTAATGGCTTTTTCTAAAGTTTCCATTCCCATAACAGAACAATGCATTTTCTCCTCTGGAAGACCGCCTAATTCCAAAGCTATATCTCTGTTAGTGATTTTTGAAGCTTCATCAAGAGTTTTACCCTTAATCATCTCCGTTAATATGCTGCTGCTTGCTATAGCTGAAGCACAGCCGAATGTTTGAAATTTAGCATCTTCTATAACTTCAGTATCTTTATTTATTTTTAATGTTAATTTAAGTGCATCTCCGCACACGATACTACCTGTCATAGCTTCTGCATCAGGGTTTTCTATCTCCCCTACATTTCTAGGATTTATAAAATGATCCTTTACTTTATCTGTATATTCCCACATGTTCCTACCTCCATCTAAGTTAATTATTTAATAATATAAATATATTAAATAATTTTGGGATATAAAAATAATATTTTTTATTTTTTAAATTATTTATTCATTTCGTCTAATATTTGTTTTATAGCAACCTGACATCCGCCGCATCCTGTACCGGCTTTGGTTGCATTAGAAACTTCTTCTACTGTTTTTAATTTTTTTGATTTGATAGCATCTCTAATTTGATTTTCAGTTACTGCCATACAAAAACATATTGTTTTATCAGCCATTTTTAGATTCTCCTATTATCTAATTAATTTTAAGAAAATAGAAAAATATGAATATCACATTAATCTATTTTATAACCTTCCATTGTTAGAATATTATAACATTTTAATAAATAAATATCAAGCATATTTTACGTATATAATTTATTTTTTAATATACGGGTATGTATTAAGAATAAGTGTAAAGAATTTTATAAAATTATGATAAAACTTAAAATATTAGTTTTGATTAACTGTTTCTATTAAAATAGCTTCTGATTTATTATATTCAATATTTTCTAAATTCACCATTCTAAAATTATCTCTTACAGCATAGAATCTTATATTGGCATTAGGAGGAGCTTCATTACTGCCATCTGATAATGTAAGTATCAAGTCGAATATTTGATATGAATAATTTTCTTCAAGTATATTTTTTAAAGACATAAACATTTTTAATGCAAGATTAAGAACTTCTCTAACATTCAAACTATTTGAAATATATATCTCATTATTTTCCCATTCAAAATCTGTTAAATTTTTTCCAACAAAAGAAGTTCTGCATAAAGTACAGTCTGTTTCATTACTTATAACCCAATATTTTTCATTTTCAGAATTTTCTCTCTCGAATATAGAATAATAATTTTTTAATTCTATATTTGATAAATCTATATCAGAAATCAATTCTTTCATCTTTGCATTAGTAATCAATATATTAACCTCTTTAATTGATGAGATATTTTTTATATATCATTTTATTATAAAAAAGATTTTATTTATTTTCTGAGTCTTTATACAATTCATCAGCAATATATTTAACTATCTTTTCTCTTACATCTCTGCCGTAATAATCGAATTGCTTTTCTCTCATTTTTACTAGATTCTCTCTATTATTGGCAACAAGTAAGTCTATTTTGTTAAATATATCATCTGTAGAACTAGTATCATATCCTAAACCATTATTATCAATATATATAGGATTCTGCTCTTCCTGTCCAGGTAAAGCTCCCATAGATACAATAGGTATCAAACAGTTAATAGCTTCTATAATAGCTGTAGGGCCTGATCTTGTTATTAATATATCATTCTCATGGAATAATTTAGGGAGTTCTTGAGTATATCCCATTATAATAGGCTTATGCTCTTTTGAAGAATAAACTTTATTTAACTTATTAAATGTTTTTTCATTTCTTCCGCATACAACAGTTACTTCGCATTTATATCTTTCATATAAACCGTCTATTATATACATAAGTCTTTTAGTTCTTTCAGAATTATTAAGCAGAAGTATTTTCAATGTATTATTAATATTTGTATTTTTTATTACTTCTTCTTTAGTTTTATATAAAGCATTGAATCCCTCTCTAACAGGCAAACCAAATGTTATAATTTTTTCTTTATCCACTCCATTTTTCATCATATATTCAGAAGCTTCATAAGAAGGGCTTATAATTTTATCAGCTCTGTTATCAAACCACAATTTGCTTATTGTAATTAAATCTGTTATTATAATAAAAAATTTTGTATTTATCTTTTTCTTCTTTAAAATACTTAAAAGGCTTCCGCTAAACATTGGATGAACATTAACTATTATATCAGGTTTATATTCTTTTAAAAGCTTTAAAAATTTTCTTTTAACATGAATGGCATTATTTTTATTGATAATATCTCTATTTTTGAAGGAAAATCTAAAAATTCTATACCATAATTTAGGGGCATATTTTATACAGCTGTTATAAAGTCTTTCAGCAGCCATAAGATCAGGACCGCCAAGTGTGAAACCATTTACAACTTTACATTCTATTTCTTCTGAATATAATGCTTTGAAACCCTGTAAAAGTGAAGTATGAACGCTTTTATGACCATGACCTGTATATTCTGACGATATAATAAGAATCTTTTTCATAATATACCTTTACTTATAATAATTACATATAAATTATACTTTAATTGCTTCATTTGTCAATAAATATTTAAAATATTATTATATATAATAATATTAAATTTAATAAAAAATCCTAATACCATAATGATATTAGGATTTTTAATTTCAAATTATTATTTATTAAATCAATTGTTAATATTGTCAAAAGGATTATAAGTTAAAGAAGTAGGCTCAGCTTTAGAAATATAATTTTGTGTTTCTTTCTTGTTTTGAGCTTCCATATATTCTCTTCTTGACAATGAAATTCTTCTCTTACTTTGATTAACTTCTCTTACAACAAATGGATAAGTTTCTCCTACTTTAACAACCTCTTCTAAAGTGCTGCCTTTAGGAATTTCTACTTGAGAAACATGCATATATCCTTCTAAATCATCTTCCAAAGAAACGATAGCACCAGAATCAACTATAGCTTTTACAGTACCATCAACTATAGAACCCTGAGGATGTGCTTTTTCAAATAATCTCCAAGGACTATCTTTAGTATGTTTATAGCTTAACTTAATTCTTTGTTTATCTCTGTCTATAGACATGATAACCATATTAACTTCTTCGCCTTCTTTTATATAGTCTTTCATATTAACTATGTTGTTTCTCCAATCAAAATCGCTTATATCACATATACCTTCCAAACCATTAGGAAGTTCAAATACAGCAAAGTTTTTAATGATTCTTTTTACTTTACATTTTACAGCAGATTTAACAGGGAAATCTTTTTCAACTGTATCCCAAGGATTTTCTTTAACTTGTTTCAATCCTAAAGTAAGTTTTCTTTCAGCAGCATTCATATCAAGTATTTTACACTCTAAGAAAGCACCTTTCTTAACAAAATCACTAGGATTATTAACATGAGAATTCCAGCTTAAATCTGAAACATGAACAAGTCCTTCTATACCATCAGCAACTTTTACAAAAGCACCGAATTTTTTAACATTAGTAACTTCTCCATTTATAATATCACCTATATGATATTGCTCTACAAATTTACCCCAAGGATCTTCATCTAATTGTTTAATACCTAAATCAACTTTACGATTCTCTTTATCAATATGAAGAACTTTGAACATTCTTTCTTCACCTTTTGATATTATAGACTTAGGATTTACAACTTTATCCCAAGACATATTAGGTATAGCAAGGAATCCGTCAAAACCTGGTGTAATTTCAACAAAAGCTCCGAATTTTTCAATATTTTTAACTTTACCATTAATAATATCATTTTCCTGAAGATTGTTTAAGAATGTTTCTATTCCAGCATTTTGAGTTTCTTCTAATAATACTCTTCTAGAAACTACAACATCTCTTCCATTCTTCTTGATTACTCTAAACTCATACTCTTTACCTATATAATCAGCTTCTTTAATTCCTCTAGCTAAATCTATTTGAGAAAAAGGACAGAATGCCTGATGTCCCATTATAGATACTTTAAATCCGCCTTTGATAACTTCTTTAACAACACCTGTAATTGCAGTATTATTTTTAACAGCATTATCTATTAATTCTTGAGATTTTCTCTTATCTATTTCACTCTTAGACAATATAACATAACCTTTATCATCTTCGCCTGAAACAATAGCTTCTATTTCCTCTCCAATAGTAGGTTCTTTATCAAATTCGCTTCTTTTAATTTTACCTTCAGATTTAGAATCGAAATCTATAAAAACATCAGTGTCATCAAACTGAACCACTTTGCCTTTAACGATTTTTCCTCGGCTTAAAAATGTATTATCACTTTCCTCTAAAGCCTTGCGAAATTCAATTTCATCATTTGATAAATTTTTATTATCTTCCATTGTTCCTTCTCCCTCCTGTACTTTGACAGGTTAAAAAATAATCTAACATTTAATTAGACTTTATATTAAAAATCACATTAGCGATTTTTTCAACTACTTCATCAATAGTCATACTAGTAGTATCTATTATATTGGCATTTTTAGGCACCACAAGCGGACTATCTTCTCTATTTGAGTCAAACTCATCTCTTTTTCTTATACTCTCCCTAACCTCTTCATAAGTAATATTCTTACCTTTGGATATTTCTTCAGAATATCTTCTTTTAGCTCTTTCATCTAAAGAGGCATCCATATAAAATTTATATTTGGAATCAGGGAATACTACACTACCTATGTCTCTACCATCTACAACATAATTACCGCCTTCTGCTATTTTTCTTTGTAGAGATACCATATTCTGTCTTACAATGCTTATAGAAGAAACTTTAGATACAAGATTAACAACTTCCATACTTCTTATAGCTTCTGTTACATCTTCATTATCTAAATATATTCTGCCAGCATTATCAAAGTTAATACTTAAATTATTAAGAGCTGATATGACTTCACTATTATTATTTATATCAATATGATGCTTAATCATATAAAGGGTTACAGTTCTGTACATAGCTCCTGTATCTAAGTATTTAAAAGATAATTTTTTGGCTAATAATTTAGCTATTGTACTTTTACCTGCCCCGGAAGGACCATCTAAAGTGATTATTTCGTATGTACTTGACACCTATAACCTTTTTTAATTAATATAATTTTCTAGACAGTATATCATAAGTAATTATAATTTGCAAATATTTATTTTAATAAAAAACAAACTTTATTACATTTTTTAAATATTTTCTAATAAATAATACATACTATCAATCTTATAAATAAAAATGAATACTAAGCAATATATTTGTATCCGTATAAAATTGCAAATAAGATGCAGATAAATTTCTTATCATATTATTATAATTAACATTCATTGAACTAGAATATGAAAAAGAAGCAGATACTTTTTTGTTGTTATCTAAAAAATACCACTCTATAGTTTTTAAAGTCCTAAAAAAATTTAAATAGCTTACAGAAGTTTCTACAGATTTATTATATCCCATAAACTCATATAAATTAAAAAATATTGATATTATAGGAAGTTTATTTTGAATCATAAAAAAATTGCTTAGCATAGGAAAATCAATAGTATTTAAATTAATGGAATAATCTTCAAAAACTATATCATTTACATCTGTTATACCATCATTAGCAAAAGTTATACCATAAAAACTATCATTAACTGTTAAATTTTGCATACAATATATTTTAAATGAAAATATAAAAAAAATAAACAATATATATTTATAAATATACATTTTTTACAAACCCTAATAAATTTCACGGGTTAAAAATATAAAATATTTATATTTTTGCAATATGTAAATACAAATTTATTCAAAAGATTTATATTTTTTTATAGAAAAATTAGCTACTCGCTTGAATTTAGTTATTATTCTGACAATTCCATAAAAAAATCCAAGCCCATAAAAAAAATGGGTAATAAAAAACATAAATGGATATATAAATATGCCGCGAATTTTTGATATAATGCCTTTATCAGAAAAAGAGTAAACAATTCCTGCCAATGATGTCATTATTATGTAAACTAATAATGGAAGAAAATAAAATTTTAATATACTTAATTGAGAAAAATAATAAGCACATAATACTATTGGAAGCAAAAGTATATAATTAGCAAATAAAGAAGGCAAAATAAATATTAAATTTTTAACATTAAAATCTCTAAACAACTGTTCAAATCTTCCCCTGCCATAATTAAGAAGCATTTTTATATAAGATTTTAAATTTGATCTGGGAGGTCTTTGAACTATTATTTTAGGATTATATATCAATTTATAACCAAGAGAGAGTATTTTATCTATTAAGGCATTTTCTTCATTAGGATATAAATCTTCATTAAAAAGACCTGCTTCAAATAAAACATTTCTCCTTACAAATAAATTGCAAAGTATAACATCTCTATCGCTTCCTTCTTTTACATCATTATTATCAAATCTATATCTATTAGCTATAGGACCTACAGCATAATAAGCTCTCATGCATTTATCTATATACATTTCTATTAAAGAATTAACTTGATGTATAGCAGGTCCGCCAACTATTGCTATTTTTTCATCTGATTCAAATATAATATTAGCTTCTTTGATATTATCAGCACTAACAATAGAATCATTATCTAAAAAATATACAATATCCCCCAATGACTGTTTAATACATTCATTTCTTTGTACAGTAGGATGTGTTCCTTCTGCTTGAAAAATTTCAATATTTTCCTTAGGGTAATTAGATAGATACACCCCTTCTAATGTTTTTTCTATATTTTCACCAACTCGGTGCGGTATTATAATAGTAAATTTCAGCAATTTCTACATTCCCATATATCTTATATATGCCGTTCTCAATTGAGAAGCCATTTCCTCTGGACTTGTAGGATTGCAAGGTGCCCATGCTCCTGTTTCAGAAGAAGCATTAAATTTCTGTTTCTCCTTAGTTCTCATAGGAGGGAAAAATTCTATATGATAATTCCATATATCACTATAATTAAAGCCGTCATTTACAGGCGCACTATACATACACATCATATAAGGGAATTTCATATCAAACAATAAATCTAAAGTAGAAGTAGCTTTTTTCAAGGCATCTGCTAGAGATAAACTTTCATCTTTATCAAAATCTATGATAGAATTTTTCTGTTTTTTAGACATTATCATTATACCATAAGGATATTCTGATGCAAAAGGCAAGAAACATATAAAATGATCATTTTCAAATATGACTCTCTTATTATATTCTATTTCCTGCTCAATCATATCTAAAAATAGATTTCTGCAATTAACACTATAATAACTAGAAGCCATCTCAATTTT
It contains:
- a CDS encoding MGDG synthase family glycosyltransferase, which codes for MKKILIISSEYTGHGHKSVHTSLLQGFKALYSEEIECKVVNGFTLGGPDLMAAERLYNSCIKYAPKLWYRIFRFSFKNRDIINKNNAIHVKRKFLKLLKEYKPDIIVNVHPMFSGSLLSILKKKKINTKFFIIITDLITISKLWFDNRADKIISPSYEASEYMMKNGVDKEKIITFGLPVREGFNALYKTKEEVIKNTNINNTLKILLLNNSERTKRLMYIIDGLYERYKCEVTVVCGRNEKTFNKLNKVYSSKEHKPIIMGYTQELPKLFHENDILITRSGPTAIIEAINCLIPIVSMGALPGQEEQNPIYIDNNGLGYDTSSTDDIFNKIDLLVANNRENLVKMREKQFDYYGRDVREKIVKYIADELYKDSENK
- a CDS encoding M20 metallopeptidase family protein encodes the protein MDYKKLNDIIVSMRRDLHQIPEVGTELPQTKNYVINKLKELGLSYKESSLDSGLVCDIGSGDNVVAIRADMDALPIQEETGCEYASKNGNMHACGHDAHTACLLGAAHYLKENESRLKGKVRLVFQAAEELAVGAHNMLNSGLLEGVKAIVGTHIGTLSADTPSGEFILKEGPLMASNDRVFIKVIGKGAHGAYPHLSIDPMLTASQIVQGIYNIKSREILATDPVIISICMLHGGTQYNVIPTEVNIEGTFRTFSEENRAFITERIKEVAESIAAANRAKAEVVIKRRGAPVVNNAKIYEQLNEVCNELGFKKASHYSLSMAGEDFADYLEKIDGAFILFSTMTEKNIPHHNSKFEIDESKLYQPPVLMSEWAIKYLENNK
- the nifU gene encoding Fe-S cluster assembly protein NifU: MWEYTDKVKDHFINPRNVGEIENPDAEAMTGSIVCGDALKLTLKINKDTEVIEDAKFQTFGCASAIASSSILTEMIKGKTLDEASKITNRDIALELGGLPEEKMHCSVMGMETLEKAINNYRGIATEDDEHDEGAIICKCFGITDTKIKRAIRENNLKTVDEVTFYTKAGGGCGACKVKIEDILNEELAEIEREAKNAPMTTVQKIKKIEEALERVINPMLKMDGGSCRLVDVDGNKVMIEFKGACSACASSKNTLKGFVEPKLQELVSKDLEVVGV
- a CDS encoding (2Fe-2S)-binding protein; translated protein: MADKTICFCMAVTENQIRDAIKSKKLKTVEEVSNATKAGTGCGGCQVAIKQILDEMNK
- the nifS gene encoding cysteine desulfurase NifS; protein product: MEEKKIIYMDNNATTRVYPEVLEAMLPYFKDQYFNPSSMYTPAGAVHKEMEKAREQVADFLGCEPIEVCFVSCGSEGDNMAIRGTIEAYPTKNHIITTKVEHPAVIETCKSLERHGYRVTYLSVDNDGNINIDELKNAINENTAIVSIMYANNETGVIYPIREIGQIVKNAGAVFHVDAVQAAGKLPLNMKDEPYIDMLTIAGHKIHAPKGIGALYIKNGTKLRTVQTGGHQERGRRAGTENVPYIIGLGKAASMVKAELPRFMEHTAKLRDTLEAEVLKRITDVKINGKGANRVSNTANISFKNIEGEAILLLLDGYGICTSSGSACSSGTLEPSPVLQAMGVPFEYAHSSTRFSLSLDNTMEEIMYTADAIEKIVKRLRDISPYRN
- a CDS encoding AAA family ATPase yields the protein MGRIISFSSGKGGAGKTLCSVNFSAELASRGYKVLVFDIDINCSNVFILLHVKPQSKLQEYFEGTLTLKDCVIKSEYGIDVISAGVNIQRFVQFENDFNLSNLAKDLKVLSQEYDYVIIDYAAGITQPMMRFYEMSDDIILVANPEITALTDLYRLMKMIYVNNMTDKMYLIVNKVKNIDWAINLYREVKKVTSKFSLDINLVLLGPVLFDEEKVMISVQKRTPIIILYPKTPIKGGFSLAVTRYLYDIGVMKDENAREKTFSDFF
- a CDS encoding AAA family ATPase, which produces MSKNIVITISREFGSGGRYIGEMVAKDLNIPFYDKAIIEMASDKTGFSPEYIKENEQKLTGASLFNFAITGSYAGNMVFGNGESLQDTMFFAQSNVIKEVASKHSCVIVGRCANHILEGMDNCINIFIYSDMESKIKRAVEEYKLDSANIEKILKERDKLRAKHYNYYTGKNWGDARNYHACLNSDFIGIDNTIELIEKIAKSKL
- a CDS encoding radical SAM protein, translated to MNYNEKHLKNIDEALVKAELLYDKCICCGHICNVNRNKNKIGRCKIFEDTNHIKTASHTLHFGEEPMLVGEGGSGTVFFSSCNLSCVFCQNHQISSDGVGEIIDIETLADYFLDLEKQGAENINLVSATHVIYPVLKGLKIAFEKGLNLPIVYNTNGYDTKELLDCLYGIVDIYLPDLKYVFDDKAFKYSRAENYFNTAINAIEIMKEQVGDLIVNEKGIAEKGIIIRHLILPNNESDSYDVLIELKERGFLNTTISLMSQYNPKFKACNFESINRKLYKKEYDDLVDYALDLGFENLLVQEMESSDNYNPDFTKEKPFEMQ